GCAATACGGGGTGGATTACTCAGTAGCATCGCTAGGCACTTCCACCACAGGCGATCACCTGCAACTGCTATTTCGCCAAACCAACACTGTGGTGTGTTGCTACGATGGTGACCGAGCTGGTCGAGATGCTGCGTGGCGAGCAATGGAAAATGCGCTGGGCTATCTTAAAGATGGCAACACGTTAAAGTTCATGTTCTTGCCCGATGGTGAAGACCCGGATACCTATATTCGTAAGTACGGTAAAGAAGCCTTTGAAGAACAAGTGACGCAAGCGACACCACTGTCTGAATTCATGTTCAATGGCTTACTGGCTCAAGTAGACACTGGCAACGAAGAAGGTAAGGCGAAACTCGCATCTTTGGCAGCACCTCTCATTAATAAAGTGCCAACCAGCTCATTGCGACTACAATTACGAAAGTTACTCGGGCAACGAATCGGTATCTTTGATGAATCAATGCTGCAAAGCCTTATTTCCAAGGAAGCCAAAGTAGAAAAAGCGCCTCAGCCACATAAAGCGATGAAAAAGACCCCTATGCGCGTCGTCATTGCTCTACTGTTGCAACAGCCAAAATTTGCCGAGTTAGTACCTGATCTCGTTAGCGTGGCACATATTCCACTGCCGGGACTAAGTTTGTTTATCGAAGTACTTGATAAGTGCCGAAGCAATCCCAATATAACCACAGGTCTGTTGCTAGAACAGTGGCGACAGACCCAGAATGCAGGCATGCTGTCACGCCTTGCTGGCTGGGACATCCCAGCCCCAGAAGAAGACAGCTTGGAAGAGATATTCCTCGACTCATTGGACAACATACTTTCTCAATGTGTTGAAAAACAAATAGAATCGCTACTCGCGAAACATAGAAGCAGCGGCTTAACTGCCGAAGAGAAAAGGGAATTACAAGCCCTAATGCTGGAGCTAAAAGCGTAAGAGCAATCACAAATTGTCGAGATTCTACGCAAAGTACACATAGTCAGCATAAAATTAATTTGTTAAAATTGGCGGTTTGCATTTCGCAAAACTACATTCATCACCAGACCTGAAGTTGGATATCGTCTATGGATCAAAATCCGCAGTCACAGCTAAAGCTACTTGTCGCAAAAGGCAAAGAGCAAGGCTATCTGACATACGCCGAAGTTAATGACCACCTACCACAAGAAATCGTTGATTCTGAACAGGTAGAAGACATCATTCAGATGATCAACGACATGGGTATCCAAGTTGTTGAAACAGCGCCCGACGCTGACGACCTAATGATGAGCGAAGCAGTAGCGGACGAAGACGCTGCTGAAGCTGCGGCGGCTGCGCTTTCAAGCGTAGAAAGTGAAATCGGCCGTACAACCGACCCAGTACGTATGTACATGCGTGAAATGGGTACTGTTGAACTACTGACACGTGAAGGCGAAATCGACATCGCTAAACGTATCGAAGATGGTATTAACCAAGTTCAACTATCGGTAGCTGAATACCCTGGCACTATCTCTTACATCCTTGAGCAGTTCGATAAAGTTCAAGCGGAAGAGCTACGCCTAACCGACCTGATCTCAGGCTTTGTTGACCCAGACGCAGAAGAGACCGCAGCTCCAACAGCAACGCACATCGGTTCAGAGCTTTCTGAAACTGAACTTGCTGATGAAGATGGTGACCTTGACGATAAAGAGTCTGAAGACGACGAGGACGAGGAAGAAGAAGATACTGGTATCGATCCAGAGCTTGCAGCTGACAAGTTTAGCGAGCTTCGTAATGCTTACCAGAATGTTCAACTGATCGTTAATGAAAAGGGTCACGATGCAGCGCAAAATAGCGATGCAGCAACTGAGCTTATGGACGTATTCCGTCAGTTCCGTCTGATCCCTAAACAGTTTGACTACCTTGTTAACGAACTGCGTACCTCTATGGACCGTGTTCGTACTCAAGAGCGCCTAATCATGCGCTTCTGTGTAGAACAAGCGAAAATGCCGAAGAAGTCTTTCATTGCCCTATTCACTGGCAACGAATCTTCTGAAGCATGGCTAGATGAGATCCTTGCGTCTGACAAACCATACGCTGAAAAGATCAAATCGAAAGAAGAAGAAATCCGTCGTAGCATCCAGAAACTGGCCGCTATCGAGTCAGAGACTTCTCTTCCGGTACAGAACATCAAAGACATCAGCCGTCGCATGTCTATCGGTGAAGCGAAAGCGCGCCGTGCGAAGAAAGAGATGGTTGAAGCGAACTTACGTCTGGTTATCTCGATCGCTAAGAAATACACCAACCGTGGCCTACAGTTCTTGGATCTTATCCAGGAAGGTAACATCGGTCTGATGAAAGCAGTTGATAAGTTTGAATACCGTCGTGGTTACAAGTTCTCGACTTACGCAACGTGGTGGATCCGTCAGGCGATCACTCGCTCTATCGCAGACCAAGCTCGTACGATCCGTATTCCGGTACACATGATCGAAACCATCAACAAACTGAACCGTATCTCTCGTCAGATGCTTCAGGAGATGGGTCGTGAGCCACTGCCAGAAGAGTTGGCAGAGCGCATGCAGATGCCAGAAGACAAGATCCGTAAGGTACTGAAAATTGCTAAAGAGCCAATCTCAATGGAGACACCAATCGGTGACGACGAAGATTCGCATCTAGGTGATTTCATTGAAGATACTACCCTAGAACTTCCACTAGACTCTGCAACAGCAACCAGTCTACGTGGCGCAACTAAAGATGTTCTAGCTGGCCTAACGCCTCGTGAAGCGAAAGTTCTGCGTATGCGTTTCGGTATCGACATGAACACTGACCACACTCTAGAAGAAGTTGGTAAGCAGTTTGACGTAACTCGTGAACGTATCCGTCAGATCGAAGCGAAAGCACTGCGTAAACTGCGTCACCCAAGCC
This portion of the Vibrio sp. SCSIO 43136 genome encodes:
- the rpoD gene encoding RNA polymerase sigma factor RpoD — encoded protein: MDQNPQSQLKLLVAKGKEQGYLTYAEVNDHLPQEIVDSEQVEDIIQMINDMGIQVVETAPDADDLMMSEAVADEDAAEAAAAALSSVESEIGRTTDPVRMYMREMGTVELLTREGEIDIAKRIEDGINQVQLSVAEYPGTISYILEQFDKVQAEELRLTDLISGFVDPDAEETAAPTATHIGSELSETELADEDGDLDDKESEDDEDEEEEDTGIDPELAADKFSELRNAYQNVQLIVNEKGHDAAQNSDAATELMDVFRQFRLIPKQFDYLVNELRTSMDRVRTQERLIMRFCVEQAKMPKKSFIALFTGNESSEAWLDEILASDKPYAEKIKSKEEEIRRSIQKLAAIESETSLPVQNIKDISRRMSIGEAKARRAKKEMVEANLRLVISIAKKYTNRGLQFLDLIQEGNIGLMKAVDKFEYRRGYKFSTYATWWIRQAITRSIADQARTIRIPVHMIETINKLNRISRQMLQEMGREPLPEELAERMQMPEDKIRKVLKIAKEPISMETPIGDDEDSHLGDFIEDTTLELPLDSATATSLRGATKDVLAGLTPREAKVLRMRFGIDMNTDHTLEEVGKQFDVTRERIRQIEAKALRKLRHPSRSETLRSFLDDQ
- the dnaG gene encoding DNA primase; this encodes MAGIIPRSFIDDMLARLDIVDIIDARVKLKKKGKNYSACCPFHNEKTPSFSVSQEKQFYHCFGCGAHGNAIDFMMEYERLEFVEAIEELASFLGLDVPREQSNRGNGSFSNAPRANTEQKRNLYDMMGGIANFYQGQLKQSAGKQAVEYLKQRGLSGEIAQKFGIGFVPDEWDLIRKNFGQSESAQEMLVSGGMLIENDKGNRYDRFRGRVMFPIRDRRGRTIGFGGRVLGDGTPKYLNSPETPIFHKGKELYGLYEVMQAHREPPQVLVVEGYMDVVALAQYGVDYSVASLGTSTTGDHLQLLFRQTNTVVCCYDGDRAGRDAAWRAMENALGYLKDGNTLKFMFLPDGEDPDTYIRKYGKEAFEEQVTQATPLSEFMFNGLLAQVDTGNEEGKAKLASLAAPLINKVPTSSLRLQLRKLLGQRIGIFDESMLQSLISKEAKVEKAPQPHKAMKKTPMRVVIALLLQQPKFAELVPDLVSVAHIPLPGLSLFIEVLDKCRSNPNITTGLLLEQWRQTQNAGMLSRLAGWDIPAPEEDSLEEIFLDSLDNILSQCVEKQIESLLAKHRSSGLTAEEKRELQALMLELKA